One genomic segment of Plasmodium cynomolgi strain B DNA, chromosome 14, whole genome shotgun sequence includes these proteins:
- a CDS encoding hydrolase (putative), which produces MADQSPDQKVEETLKGADIKLLLIDFDGTLFVDKDIKVPSENIEAIKEAIERGYMVSICTGRSKVGILSAFGEENLKKMNFYGMPGVYINGTIVYDQIGYTLLDETIETDVYAELINYLVEKNLVNQTIFHRGESNYVTEDNKYADFLQKMYSENRSIIIRHNEMLKYRTMNKLMIVLDPSESKKVISNLKQKFKDKLTIFTTYNGHAEVTKLGHDKFTGINYLLKHYNISNDQVLVVGDAENDIAMLSNFKYSFAVANATDSAKSHAKCVLPLSHKEGAVAYLLKKVFNLKK; this is translated from the coding sequence ATGGCCGACCAGAGCCCTGACCAGAAGGTGGAGGAAACGCTGAAGGGGGCAGACATCAAGCTGCTTCTCATTGACTTCGACGGCACACTCTTCGTAGACAAGGACATAAAGGTGCCGAGCGAAAACATCGAAGCGATAAAGGAAGCAATCGAAAGGGGATACATGGTTAGTATATGTACAGGGAGATCCAAAGTAGGAATATTAAGTGCAtttggagaagaaaatttaaaaaaaatgaatttctaTGGTATGCCTGGAGTGTACATTAACGGAACGATCGTTTATGATCAAATTGGATACACTCTCCTGGACGAAACGATAGAGACTGATGTGTATGCAGAGTTAATTAACTACCTAGTGGAAAAGAATTTAGTTAATCAAACCATTTTCCATCGAGGAGAGTCAAATTATGTCACGGAGGACAACAAGTATGCAgactttttgcaaaaaatgtacagCGAAAATAGGAGCATCATAATTAGGCACAATGAAATGCTCAAATATCGAACCATGAATAAATTAATGATTGTATTGGATCCTTCAGAATCTAAAAAGGTCATTTCGAACCTCAAACAGAAGTTCAAAGATAAGCTAACCATTTTTACGACCTATAATGGACACGCGGAGGTTACTAAGTTAGGTCATGATAAATTTACTGGGATTAATTACCTTTTAAAACACTACAATATATCGAATGACCAGGTGTTAGTTGTGGGGGATGCTGAAAATGACATCGCTATGCTCTCCAACTTCAAGTACTCCTTTGCCGTTGCCAATGCTACTGATTCGGCCAAATCCCACGCCAAGTGTGTGCTCCCCCTTTCGCACAAGGAGGGTGCCGTGGCCTATTTACTCAAGAAGGTTttcaatttgaagaagtGA
- a CDS encoding hypothetical protein (putative), with the protein MDHQGESPTGGEAAASPDKDKCKEKHTNDELVKQDSNQPSRRIARKTKRNATISAYSPAHISEPVYQWEVSSNDRVFYDKMNDLIIHQNVAAKALLVTDIKKMKENYQAVYVKFDSEMCEHITFAPNTTFFLYHSTNPNKIQISDILNNHNIYLSVCINKLSECRILATFWLPGRGLVAGESGTGASSSASAVTAASAASALSAGSTAPDASADFAVVTDHGVEIFHLSFDNLTITPLKKHVIKSEQCWYDESSSYIALLSSTHKTHAIFPYLLNNSNAIKLQKVELNIPKTDPINKNDIEIITLYDETYCIHKDYQNGRISFRCLSSSLCFDYVLDLFCNGMLETFSLDNIFGVFNYTNEKVYLFDIKYQKRKKSSFISSLSEHISSSHTVNIEYLTSPKHFRTELVLSHISFHPFNVLIDNQYGNVYKIRVDYDLFMLQICQHFANLNTSVDVLLRRPNCKKRITEMFFLSLENDIQIDDYLTIVNIINVNYRKLIEQSAKKRSTSSVRRANHKIIQPVDDIIKNLGNKTLITERDIVTDVFHSFMIKKYGLDKKETLFNFSLNFRQMEKAKRERRRGTGGRDDRGDRYMLKYRIRRSSPKGASSTPAALGASSTPPVTGTNSTPAALEASSTPPVTGTNSTPAATEQSANPAEEYKLTLSYSELHSLPMFLLYVLEYMKSLLMLNIIPNRILQTFLFDICIFYEQDNCLRQLLQFYVIADSIEVTKRLFHYWKLTQHPWAYHLCLDMSLRLGEYEMVLHLFLSANRYIKIIDFIRSHNLIDYPIAVIFQAIENDFDSPERYIIFNHVLRSLSRWIGDSDRDPEKHPLPNLQNCEKWVTLVEE; encoded by the exons ATGGATCACCAGGGGGAGAGTCCCACGGGGGGCGAAGCCGCTGCTTCCCCGGACAAGGATAAATGTAAAGAGAAACACACGAATGATGAGCTCGTTAAGCAGGACTCGAATCAGCCCAGTAGGAGGATTGCTAGGAAGACCAAACGGAACGCGACCATTTCGGCGTACTCTCCGGCGCACATATCGGAGCCGGTGTACCAGTGGGAG GTTTCCAGCAACGACCGCGTCTTCTACGACAAAATGAACGACCTGATCATACACCAAAACGTCGCCGCGAAAGCTCTCCTCGTAACGGacataaagaaaatgaaggagaacTACCAAGCTGTATACGTCAAATTCGACTCTGAAATGTGTGAACACATAACCTTCGCTCCAAACACTACCTTCTTTCTCTACCACTCGACGAACCCTAACAAGATCCAGATTTCTGATATTCTGAATAaccataatatatatttgagTGTGTGCATAAACAAGCTGAGTGAGTGTAGAATTTTGGCTACCTTTTGGCTACCCGGGCGCGGGCTGGTGGCGGGAGAATCCGGCACGGGCGCGTCCTCTTCCGCGTCTGCCGTGACTGCCGCGTCTGCCGCGTCTGCCCTGTCTGCGGGCTCCACCGCGCCCGACGCTTCGGCCGACTTCGCCGTAGTGACCGACCACGGAGTTGAGATTTTCCACCTGTCCTTCGACAACTTAACGATTACGCCACTGAAGAAACACGTAATAAAGAGTGAGCAGTGCTGGTACGACGAAAGCAGCTCCTACATCGCCCTCCTCTCCAGCACACACAAAACACACGCCATCTTCCCCTACCTACTAAACAACAGCAATGCGATCAAGTTGCAAAAGGTGGAACTGAATATCCCCAAGACAGACCCAATCAACAAAAACGACATAGAAATTATTACCCTTTATGATGAAACATACTGTATACATAAGGATtaccaaaatgggagaatCTCCTTCCGATGCTTATCATCCTCTTTATGCTTCGACTATGTACTCGATCTGTTTTGCAACGGCATGTTGGAGACCTTTTCGttggataatatttttggtgTCTTTAATTATACTAATGAGAAGGTATACCTATTTGATATAAAATAtcagaagagaaaaaaaagcagcttCATCAGTTCCTTGTCCGAGCATATAAGCAGTAGCCACACCGTTAATATTGAGTACCTGACGTCTCCGAAGCACTTTAGGACGGAGCTTGTGCTAAGCcatatttcttttcatcCCTTTAATGTGTTGATTGACAACCAGTACGGAAATGTGTACAAGATCCGCGTGGACTACGACCTGTTCATGCTGCAGATTTGCCAGCACTTCGCCAACTTG aACACCTCCGTGGACGTGCTCCTGCGCAGACCCaactgcaaaaaaagaatcacGGAAATGTTTTTCCTATCACTAGAAAACGACATTCAGATAGACGACTACCTCACCAtcgtaaatataattaatgtaAATTACCGAAAGCTGATAGAACAGTCtgcaaagaaaagaagtACCTCCTCTGTGAGGAGAGCTAAccataaaattattcaacCTGTAGatgatattattaaaaatttggggaACAAGACTCTCATCACAGAGAGGGATATCGTCACGGATGTGTTTCATTCCtttatgattaaaaaatatggactGGATAAAAAGGAGACTCTATTCAACTTTTCCCTTAACTTTCGCCAAATGGAGAAGGCCAAGCGGGAGAGGAGAAGGGGCACCGGTGGACGGGACGATCGTGGCGATAGGTACATGCTCAAGTACAGAATAAGGAGGAGCTCCCCCAAGGGGGCAAGCAGTACCCCCGCTGCGTTAGGGGCAAGCAGTACCCCCCCTGTGACAGGGACAAACAGCACCCCCGCTGCGTTAGAGGCAAGCAGTACCCCCCCTGTGACAGGGACAAACAGCACCCCCGCCGCGACAGAGCAAAGCGCCAACCCCGCGGAGGAGTACAAACTAACGCTCAGCTACTCCGAGCTGCACAGCTTGCCCATGTTCCTCCTCTACGTGCTGGAGTACATGAAGTCCCTCCTCATGCTGAATATAATTCCGAACAGGATTCTCCAAACCTTTCTCTTCGACATATGTATCTTTTACGAGCAGGACAACTGTCTACGTCAGTTGCTGCAATTTTACGTGATAGCTGATTCGATCGAAGTGACCAAGCGGTTGTTTCACTACTGGAAGTTAACTCAGCACCCATGGGCGTATCACCTTTGTCTAGACATGTCCTTACGACTAGGGGAATACGAAATGGTTCTTCATCTATTCCTATCCGCAAAtagatacataaaaattatcgaCTTCATAAGGAGTCATAACCTTATTGATTATCCCATTGCAGTTATTTTTCAAGCCATCGAAAATGACTTCGACTCCCCCGAGAGgtacattatatttaatcACGTCCTTCGTTCGCTCAGCCGATGGATTGG CGACTCCGACCGCGACCCCGAGAAGCATCCCCTTCCGAACTTGCAG AACTGCGAAAAGTGGGTGACGTTAGTCGAAGAGTAG